The DNA sequence ATTGCTCCTCTTCACTTTCCCCATTCAGGAAAAAAACCGAGGTCCAACTTCCAGACAAAAAAAAGCGAACGTTCTTCCGAACGTCCGCCTGCCGCGACATGCAAGATATTCAAGTATTTAGTTGCCAGGAATGGTCTTTCCAACGAATCGCCAGAAATTGTTGCCGAGCAGATCTTCGACATCCCGTTTGATCTCTTCTCGAGAGGCCGTCCAACCTACGCGCTGAAGCCTGCTATATTTTTCTGTCAGGACGCTGGCTATGATTTCCCGGGAATGCCCCCATTTATAAATCAACTGCTCCAAAATGCGGGCATCGGAGTGCTGTGGAATCATGCTGGTTCCTAGCAGCTCTACCCGGAAGGCAGTCATTTCCTTCACAATTGAACCGATATTCAAAAACCACCAGCAGCCAAATACCATCAAGTTGCGGAATTTGCGAGCCAGCACGGCGAGCTCGTGCTGATTTTCCCTGGCCAGCATGGTGACTAGAAACTTCTGCTGCGGGTACTTGCGGCAGAGCGCTTCTACAGAGGAGACATCGGACAGCATGCTCATGTCTCCGGCCAGCCTTAGCTCAGGATTCACCTGACGGCGAACGCCGATCATTAGTGCGAAGGGGATGCCCAGTTCCTGACAAGCCGGGATCATCACTTCATCAATCATGCGTGCACGATGATCCTCGATCGGGTAGCGGAAATCGCCAGGCATGGATACAGCCATGTACAGCGCGTCCATTCGTTGAACCCAGTCCCTGAGAAAACGTTGTGTTTCTTTAATCGTTTGGTCAGTCCATGCCGCCTCGACTTGA is a window from the Xylanibacillus composti genome containing:
- a CDS encoding glucuronate isomerase; the encoded protein is MADTVVSGKELEAFVRQTVQKTMITDMHTHLYAPEFGSLLLWGIDELLTYHYLVAETLRWTEVDSPYEQFWSLSKSQQAEYIWRKLFLEHSPLSEAASGVLQVLHTMGLDVGSRDLNEYRKQWASRTPQQQIDAVFQLAGIRDVVMTNDPFDPNERELWLDGRGKEDPRFHAALRVDPLLNNWDTAVPELHRMGYQVEAAWTDQTIKETQRFLRDWVQRMDALYMAVSMPGDFRYPIEDHRARMIDEVMIPACQELGIPFALMIGVRRQVNPELRLAGDMSMLSDVSSVEALCRKYPQQKFLVTMLARENQHELAVLARKFRNLMVFGCWWFLNIGSIVKEMTAFRVELLGTSMIPQHSDARILEQLIYKWGHSREIIASVLTEKYSRLQRVGWTASREEIKRDVEDLLGNNFWRFVGKTIPGN